GaaggcgaatgccgaagtagtcctccTCGAAGCGAAGCAACtcagaggagagtcgattttcatgtaTCATCTCCGAAAATGTTAGACCCTGCTCGTAACACATTTTAAGACCTGTCGTTTTAATGAATGAACTTTGTAGGAACACATACTATCCGTGCTAATGTATATGGTTGATAATATTTCAACCTTCGAATTTAAAGATAATGAAAGTTCGCTAGTTTATTGCACTGTTATTTCCATTTGGTAACTCATAATTGAAATCTTCTGGAGATACACACAATATCGATACTCACTTTATGTAATAGATGCGTCCATCTTGTGTCTTTGCCTGCTCCCAGCCGGGTGGCAGATCGCCAAAATTGGCATGCAGATTGGACACATCGTACGAGCGTCCCCGGCTATGTAGATGCTGGATGATGTGCTTTTGCAGGCCCTGCTGGGCGGCCTGTTGCTGTGCTTGATTTACCGCCGATGCGCCCCCCAAGCTGCTGCCATCGGTTCCACCGCCGCTGGCTTGCTGTGTCTTACTACTATTTCCGTTGCTATTACTAGTGTTCTGCTGGACTCCGCCGCTAGCGGCCGTGAGACTGGCGACCAGACCGGCCGGGATTTTACCCAGCGACGCCGGACTGCTGTGGGCACGACCGTGATGGATCGGGAGTCCGTTCGGGCTGCTCGTGGGTCCACCCAGTATTGTGGTGCCCGAGCCAAACGCCGAATCGGCCGAATTGTCGCGCGAATGTGAAACCGAGGGGGACTTGGACCCGGAGGACGGTGGCTTGAAGAACGAGTCTGGCAACTTTCGCATGCGGTAGGGAATTTGCAACGGTAATTTATTGCTGAGTGTTTTATCGAACAGCTCGTTCAACTTATCGTTCGAGTCTTTATCCACCAGAATTATCaggtttttctttttattcgccCCACCGTTTTCCTCCGAGGTGTTTGTGTTgctggcggtgttgctattgCTGCTGGTGTTATTGCTGTTAAACGCCATCTTGTATCTCAGAGCCGTGCAGTTTTCTACGTGTTAAGAGAGCAGCGCACGCGAGTGGGAGAGAATATGTATGCGCGTTATACTTGTTgccttgtttttgttgttgttgttttttttcctacgtCTCGATATTCTCGCGCGTACTTGTATGTGAATTCGCTTCTCCGTCTTTGAAACTCTACTTAAGCGATAAAATTAGCTTTTCTtaatattgcttcctttatctTTCACTTATCTTCGCTTGCTTTATTCTCCCTTTTTCATCAACTCTAGCCGTCTCGCGTATGTGTATATATTCTTCTTCCGCTTCTACTTATCGGCGACTTTAGCGACCGCACAGCTTAActtgcaatttaattttttaatttgtactcgCACCTATaacgtgtgtgtatgtgtatgtatgtagaAGGCACTTAGTTTCCGAAGGCGCTTAAACTTGAAGCGCACACGAATCGATCAACaattagtatttttccaaatatGACCGAACCAAACGAAACACGCAATTTTCACTGCCTCACTCCGACTTTTCACTACGTGCACCCGTGGCAGCGCTTTTCATTCCATTACGTTAGCAGAAGCGAAATTATTCATCGAGCGAAGGATATTGTCCtgctctttttctttttctctttgttttgtttaccaCTTGATACTGCTTAACTCTTAATTATGgcgaatttccttcttttcttctctaacttttttgaacaacacgatcgaacaacttttttttcttgtacTCCAAGTGGCACcacattacattttttttcttaattaccACTTCTCCGTCTTGCAGCCTAATGTTTTCTGTTTTGGATTAACATTTACACTCCGTTTTTCATCTTTGCTCGCTGCTTGCGCGAATCACACAAGTGCAAAGTGAGATACGCATCCGCCCGAAAGAAAGCGCGATGATCACAAAGGGAAAAGTAGCAATCCGAAACTGTCCAAAATCAACGGTTGGACCTTCGTGTCACGATCGCACACATTTGAGGAACCCTCTCACAACACTTCACACACGAACCTAGTAGCTGCTTGGTGGCGGCCAGAGAGTTTAGCCGTCGAGcacaaaaagaaaaacaacCGAAACTGATGGAGCAGCGAAAAGAACCATTGaaagtaaaatataaaaaaacaagaaacaagtGATGGAGAGAAGTTGGATCCACCCCGCACACCGTACTACTCCTGCACACACGAACACACACCCGCTGCCTACACTTTCCGATCGGTTTGTATTTCGCGTTACTCTTTCCACACGACTGTCTGCCTTTTTCCCCCCAAAGACAacagaaaataataatatgAAAAATTAACCGAAGGCACACACGAGGCGACGACTTCACGAGAGCAAATCAGAGTCCGACCATACTCAACAACTGATTCTACTTGACTAATTATTATTGCCAGTTTCATTTCTCACCATCATACGGGCGGCTACGGAGAACTATTGCTCAACGTTTCTCTTTCATGGATTCACTATCTCTCTCTTctcattcaaagtttcgaaaattgtgCACACAATTCACACACCTCACTCGCTCTCTATGCTGCTGTTGTGTGGGCTTATTTTTGTTTCGTCGTGCAACACACGCGTGTAAGTCAGATTCTTTGCTCGCGTATCGAATGGAACGTGAGAATTGTTAAAGTTGTTTGGGTTTGTGTTGCGTTTCACCGGGGGACGCCGCGATGCGTTTTACGATAGCTGTGGGATGTTAAACTATCAGGTGCAAAGAAGTGAATTAACACATTGAGACCCGAATTGTTCTTGCTACGGTTCCCATTCAGTCCGCCTCAAGAGCATTTTCACAATATCATTGTCGGTCCTCGCTCTCAAAGATATTCATTGAATGAAGAGAAACAGTCAGAAATTCCACCAGAAAGTCACCTATCGTAAAACATCcggaaaaacaaaacattgttttcTATATTTCCTTATTTGGtgaactgtcagtcccagtgatcaatattttttcaacgaCAAGCCCAACGTCAGTCCCTAGGGTCCGACACGAGGCTTTACGAGTTGATTGACCACACCAGGGAAAAAATGACATAATCGGAACACGTTCCTTTGAaccgaaattctgaaaaatgagACCAACTatcgaacatttgaaaaatctcaaccgttaTCCAAATAGAAATgtctacttctgattggtcgaaatcgaaGATACAAGCTTCCTGTTGTGCTTACAATTATTACTTAGTCATACCTTGATTGATTTAtgatgtttttgcatcaatcggttTCGGCACTTATTAAGCGGCCCATACACGGCTCAATATTATTGTGAAAATATAAGTACAATACTAATGTAGGTTGTCTCATTGTGCAATAGTTGAATTTGTGTAGTTGTTTGAATCGTATGAAGATTACTTTGAAGGTTGTGCAAAATATTCTCCATAGATTGTTTGACATGTTTCAACATTGCACAGTAAATATCTAAATTTTTAAGCGACTcatagacgttcaatattattgcgcaataatattaaatattttGGTTTGGGCAATAGAATAGTTCGTCTAGGGGCTTTAATATCGCTCCTAGACGAACCGACACAGCCTTTTCTATTGCCAGGCCAAAACGAATTAATTGTCATGACAAACATTCATTGTCAATTCAAACAGAAAATGATCTTCATTACAATATTACA
The Toxorhynchites rutilus septentrionalis strain SRP chromosome 2, ASM2978413v1, whole genome shotgun sequence genome window above contains:
- the LOC129764873 gene encoding transcriptional coactivator yorkie isoform X2 translates to MAFNSNNTSSNSNTASNTNTSEENGGANKKKNLIILVDKDSNDKLNELFDKTLSNKLPLQIPYRMRKLPDSFFKPPSSGSKSPSVSHSRDNSADSAFGSGTTILGGPTSSPNGLPIHHGRAHSSPASLGKIPAGLVASLTAASGGVQQNTSNSNGNSSKTQQASGGGTDGSSLGGASAVNQAQQQAAQQGLQKHIIQHLHSRGRSYDVSNLHANFGDLPPGWEQAKTQDGRIYYINHNTRTTTWEDPRITAMQESLFQQQSSVETLFNTGSQTLISPTISSPTPANANQDWAVQEQTVRLYNLQLERERLRKRQQEIKSHMGEDPFLSGLSDHHSRQESADSGLSESSISQSMPHTPDFLSSIDDSMDGLSMTDNTMDTIAFGDNLETPDEFMLDDPLLLEKIDAVSNLNLIDPSSTKPDNTLYDII